In the genome of Candidatus Nanopelagicales bacterium, one region contains:
- a CDS encoding lipase family protein — MRALRTLFLVVAGVLVAGLLAVAAGATASVVSTTRAQDALQPFYTPPNPLPGPPGTLIRSEPLDVDVPGGTAHRILYVSERLDGTPAASGGIVYLPTAPAPAGGRPVVAWAHGTLGMADQCAPSRSSNPLQDTDNWLDQMMALGWVVTATDYVGLGTPGPEAYLVAGAEVRDVVNAVRAAREFPDAEAGSRYVVFGHSQGGHTSLWSGHLAEELAPELDLLGVAAAAPAANLVPIMSAQWATAVGWAIGPEVAISWPPVYPDVALDGVVSGNGIDSYQRLADECIDAAGLEGLARTKVGQTFFDVDPTTVAGWRDAATAQTVPPLPASMPVMVAQGTADEVVLPGPNALLQQQWCDSGSALTMLWMGGIGHLAAATTSGPAVVPWIADRFADRPAGRTCDTPPPVAPSPPGA, encoded by the coding sequence GTGAGGGCGCTGAGGACGCTGTTCCTGGTCGTGGCCGGGGTGCTGGTCGCGGGCCTGCTGGCGGTCGCCGCGGGCGCGACGGCGAGCGTGGTGTCGACCACCCGGGCGCAGGACGCGCTGCAGCCCTTCTACACCCCGCCGAACCCACTTCCGGGGCCGCCGGGCACGCTGATCCGCTCCGAGCCGCTGGACGTGGACGTGCCCGGCGGCACCGCCCACCGGATCCTCTACGTGTCCGAGCGCCTGGACGGGACTCCTGCGGCCTCGGGCGGGATCGTCTACCTGCCGACGGCACCGGCGCCCGCAGGTGGGCGCCCGGTGGTCGCGTGGGCGCACGGGACCCTCGGCATGGCCGACCAGTGCGCCCCGTCCCGCTCGTCGAACCCGTTGCAGGACACGGACAACTGGCTGGACCAGATGATGGCGCTCGGGTGGGTCGTGACCGCCACGGACTACGTCGGCCTGGGTACGCCCGGACCCGAGGCGTACCTGGTGGCTGGCGCGGAGGTCCGCGACGTCGTCAACGCGGTGCGCGCCGCCCGGGAGTTCCCCGACGCGGAGGCTGGCAGCCGCTACGTCGTGTTCGGCCACTCCCAGGGCGGTCACACGTCGCTGTGGTCGGGCCACCTGGCGGAGGAGCTGGCGCCGGAGCTGGACCTGCTGGGGGTGGCAGCGGCCGCCCCGGCGGCCAACCTGGTCCCGATCATGAGCGCGCAGTGGGCGACGGCCGTGGGCTGGGCGATCGGACCCGAGGTCGCGATCTCCTGGCCGCCGGTCTACCCGGACGTGGCCCTCGATGGCGTCGTCAGCGGGAACGGGATCGACAGCTACCAGCGGCTGGCCGACGAGTGCATCGACGCCGCCGGCCTGGAGGGCCTGGCCCGCACCAAGGTCGGCCAGACGTTCTTCGACGTCGACCCGACCACCGTGGCCGGCTGGCGCGATGCCGCCACCGCGCAGACGGTCCCGCCGCTGCCGGCGTCGATGCCGGTCATGGTGGCCCAGGGCACCGCCGACGAGGTCGTCCTTCCCGGCCCGAACGCGCTGCTGCAGCAGCAGTGGTGCGACAGCGGCTCGGCGCTCACCATGCTCTGGATGGGCGGGATCGGGCACCTGGCGGCGGCCACCACGTCGGGGCCCGCCGTGGTCCCGTGGATCGCGGACCGGTTCGCGGACCGCCCGGCAGGCAGGACCTGCGACACTCCCCCGCCGGTCGCCCCCTCACCTCCCGGGGCGTGA